In the Manis javanica isolate MJ-LG chromosome 14, MJ_LKY, whole genome shotgun sequence genome, one interval contains:
- the H3-4 gene encoding histone H3.1, with protein MARTKQTAQKCQAARKLLASKVAHKSAAATGGVKKPHRYRPGTVALREIRRYQKSTELLLLKLPFQRLVHEIAQKVKADLRFQISAVMALQEACEAYLVGLFVDTNLCTIHAKRITIIPKDMYLARRIRGERI; from the coding sequence ATGGCCCGCACCAAGCAGACTGCGCAGAAGTGTCAAGCAGCACGCAAGCTGCTGGCTAGCAAGGTGGCTCATAAGAGCGCAGCGGCTACTGGCGGAGTGAAGAAACCGCACCGCTACCGCCCGGGCACTGTGGCCCTGCGAGAGATCCGGCGCTACCAGAAGTCCACAGAACTGCTCCTGCTCAAGTTGCCATTCCAGAGGTTGGTGCACGAGATCGCGCAGAAGGTCAAGGCTGACCTGCGTTTCCAGATCTCGGCGGTGATGGCGCTGCAGGAGGCGTGCGAGGCCTACTTGGTGGGCCTCTTCGTGGACACCAACCTGTGCACAATCCATGCCAAGCGTATCACCATCATACCAAAGGATATGTACTTGGCACGCCGCATTCGCGGGGAGCGTATCTAG